The following DNA comes from Mycobacterium sp. MS1601.
GCACACGTTTGCGATTGTGCGACTGGCGATGCTAGCGCTAACATCTGCAAGCGGGGTGAGCCGCCTGAGGAGACGGAAGACAGTGGCTGGGACCAACGGCGAACTCGATGCGACGCTGCACGCAGCTGCTGACGCGGCCCCCGTCGCCCGCCGGGCCAGCGCTCAGATTCGGGCAGCCTGGCTCAATGCGGTTGCCGACGGTCTGGACGCCAATGCCGACTACCTGGTGGCCATGGCAGGCCACGAGACCCGGCTGCCGGCTTCGCGGCTGCGAACTGAGCTGGGCCGCACCGCCTTTCAGGCCAGGCTGTTTGCCAAGCGGCTACTGGCCCGTCAGCTGTTCGATGTCCGGATCGACACCGCGGACCCATCCTGGCCCATCGGGCCCCGGCCGGATCTGCGCCGCGGCCACGTGGCGATCGGACCGGTGCTGGTCTTTGCGGCCGGCCATTTTCCCTTTGCTCTGTCGGTGGCGGGCAGCGACACCGTCAGCGCGCTTGCCGCGGGCTGTCCCGTCGTGGTCAAGGCGCACCATGGCCACCCCGATCTGTCCCGGGCAACGGCCCGGGTGGTTGCTGAGAAGCTTGCCGAGGTGGGCGCTCCCGCCGGCTTGTTCGGATTGATCGAGGGTCGTCGTGACGGTGCGGCAGCAGTCCAGGACCGCCGGATCAAGGCCGCCACGTTCACAGGGTCCAGAGCCGGCGGGCGGCTGTTGTTCGACCTGGCGATGTCGCGCCCGGACCCGATCCCGTTCTACGGCCAGCTGGGCAGCACCAACCCGGTCCTGGTGACCCAAGCCGGGTGGCGCGAGCGGGCCGAGGAGATCGCCTCCGAATTCGTCGCCGCGTTCACGGTGGACTCCGGGCGTTTTCGCACGCATCCCGGGGTGGTGTTGGTACCCGATCTCGCCGAGTTCCTCGCGCGTCTGACCATCCCCGAGATGGGTCCGTTGATGGGCCGGGGAGTCGCCGACGGGTTCACCGCCACCGCCGATGCGGCCGCACACCATCCGGGTGTGGAGCTGGCGATGATCGGACCGGCGGCCAAGAGCGCCCCGGGCGCCCGCGTGCTGGCCACCACCGCGGGGCAGGTGTTGGCCGACCCCGCCATCGTGACCACCGAATTCTTCGGTCCCGGTTCACTGTTGGTCGGCTACAGCGACCAGACCGAGGCCTATCGGGTGTTGGAATTGTTCGAAGGCACCTGGGCGGCCAGTGTCCAGGGTGGTGCGCACATCGACGCCCAGGCGGCCGAAGCGCTCGATCTGCTTACCGAGCGGGCCGGACGGGTGATCTGGAACCAGTGGCCCACCGAGGTGAGTGTCACCGACGCCCAACAGCACGGGGGACCGTGGCCCGCCACCACCGTCTCCACCGTCACCTCCGTGGGAACCGCGGCCGCGCTGCGGTTCGTGCGCCCGATCGCGTTCCAGAACATGCCGGCCGCGGGGCTGCCCGCGGAGCTGCGGTGATGTACCTCGACGATTTCAGTTCACCAGGGGTTTTCCTGTAACCTGACCCGGTTGCCGACGCAGGCGACCCTCCTGCCACGGATACGCCGTGGCCGCAACGACCATAGGAGGTGATGGGTTTCTAATGCGTCCATACGAAATCATGGTCATCCTTGACCCCACACTCGACGAGCGCACTGTCGCCCCGTCGCTGGAGACGTTCTTGAACGTCGTCCGCAATGACGGTGGATCGGTGGAGAAGGTGGATATCTGGGGCAGGCGCCGCCTGGCCTACGAGATCGCCAAGCACGCCGAAGGCATTTATGCCGTCGTCGACGTGAAGGCAGAGCCCGCCACGGTGTCCGAGCTCGACCGTCAGCTGAGTCTGAACGAGTCGGTGCTGCGCACCAAGGTGATGCGTACCGACAAGCACTGAGCATAGGGAAGGTGTTCGTCACAGGGCTGCCGTAGGTTGACCTGCGACCGCGTTTTGCGAACACCGATCCTGCTTGGATCCAAGGGACCTGGAGGACACCAGTGGCTGGTGACACCAACATCACCGTCGTCGGCAACCTGACTGCCGACCCGGAACTGCGCTTCACCCCGTCCGGCGCCGCCGTCGCGAACTTCACGGTGGCATCCACCCCTCGCCAGTTCGATCGTCAGAGCGGTGAGTGGAAGGACGGCGAGGCACTGTTCCTGCGCTGCAACATCTGGCGGGAAGCCGCCGAGAATGTGGCCGAGAGCCTGACCCGGGGGTCGCGTGTCATCGTGACCGGCCGGCTCAAGCAACGGTCTTTCGAAACCCGTGAGGGTGAGAAGCGCACCGTGGTCGAGGTCGAGGTCGAAGAGATCGGGCCCTCGCTGCGCTACGCCACGGCCAAGGTCAACAAGGCCAGCCGTTCCGGTGGTGGTGGCGGTGGCTTCGGTGGTGGTGGCGGCGGGAACTCCCGTCCGGCAGCATCCGCCGCCCCGGCCGAGGACCCGTGGGGCAGTGCCCCCGCGTCGGGTTCGTTCGGCGGGGCCGACGACGAGCCTCCCTTCTGAGTCCCGTACTCACAAAGTTTGAACCTGAAAGAGAATCTCCATGGCTAAGTCCAGCAACAAGAGGCGGCCGGCGCCTGAGAAGCCGGTCAAGACCCGCAAGTGCGTGTTCTGCTCCAAGAAGGGCGGGGCGAACATCGACTACAAGGACACCAACCTGCTCCGTACCTACATCAGCGAGCGCGGCAAGATCCGTGCCCGTCGGGTCACCGGCAACTGTGTCCAGCATCAGCGCGACGTCGCGGTGGCCGTCAAGAACGCCCGTGAGGTGGCTCTGCTGCCTTTCGGTTCGGCGACGCGGTAAGGGAGCGCAGCAATGAAACTCATTCTCACCGCTGAGGTGGACCACCTCGGGGCCGCCGGCGACGCCGTTGAGGTCAAGGACGGCTACGGCCGTAACTACCTGCTGCCGCGCGGGCTGGCCATCGTGGCCACCCGGGGCGCGCAGCGTCAGGCCGACGACATCCGTCGGGCCCGCGACACCAAGGCTGTCCGCGATCTGGACCACGCCAAGGAGCTCAAGACCGCTATCGAGGGGCTGGGCCCGGTGGTGCTGACCGTCAAGACGGCTGGCGATTCCGGCAAGCTGTTCGGCTCGGTCACCCCGGCCGACATCGTGTCCGCCATCAAGAAGGCAGGCGGCCCCAGCCTGGAGAAGCGGACGGTGCACCTGCCCAAGGCGCACATCAAGTCCACGGGTGCACACAGCGTCGAGGTGCGGCTGCACAGCGACGTGACGGCCACCGCGTCGCTCGACGTGGTTGCCGCCAGCTGACCCGCTTGAAGTAACTGCAGCGTTAATACGCCCCGGTGGGAGCTATGCCAGCTCTTACCGGGGCGTAGCTGTCTGTACTGGCGAACTGATCTGGCGGCGGAGATCTCAGCGAACATAACCCGGTGTTAACCTCCGGCTCAAGCACGGGCAATACAACACGCCCGAAGCGGCAACCGAGCCCGACACGCCGAGCAGATTTCCATCCACAGCGCACAGGTATGTCTATGGTGCGTTTATCTGCGGCAACCGGCCAAAACTCGATGTTCTTCCACAAGTTCTCCCCAACCGCTCAACACCGCCGTCCACGGCTATCCACACATCGTCCACAGGTTCATCAACAGATGCTGTTGGACCCCACCCCAGCAACCGTCTACCGTCATGCGGGCGCGACCCGGTATCGGCGATCTGTCGGGGGGTGACCTAGCGTCGTCACCATGGAGTCGAACGCGAGTTCGAGAACGTCTGGGAGGAGGCGGGAGCGCGGCATGGCCGTTGTGGACGATCTCGGGCACCCCGAACACGAGGCAGCCCCACCCAGCGAGGATTTTGGTCGTCAACCTCCGCAGGACATGGCGGCCGAGCAGTCCGTGCTCGGCGGCATGCTGCTGAGCAAGGACGCCATTGCCGACGTGCTCGAGCGGCTGCGGCCCAATGACTTCTACCGCCCCGCCCACCAGAACGTCTACGACGCGATCATCGATCTGTACGGCCGTGGTGAGCCCGCCGACCCGGTCACCGTCGCGGCTGAGCTGGACCGCCGCGGACTGCTCAAGCGCATCGGCGGCGCCCCCTATATCCACACCTTGATCTCGACCGTGCCCACGGCTGCCAATGCCGGCTACTACGCCGAGATCGTCGCGGAGAAGGCGCTGCTGCGCCGCCTGGTGGAGGCGGGCACCAGGGTGGTGCAGTACGGCTACGCCGGCGCAGAGGGCGCCGATGTGGCCGACCTCGTAGACCGCGCCCAAGCGGAGATCTACGAGGTCACCGAGCGACGTCAGTCCGAGGACTTCTCGGCGCTGGAAGACCTGCTACAGCCCA
Coding sequences within:
- a CDS encoding aldehyde dehydrogenase family protein, producing MAGTNGELDATLHAAADAAPVARRASAQIRAAWLNAVADGLDANADYLVAMAGHETRLPASRLRTELGRTAFQARLFAKRLLARQLFDVRIDTADPSWPIGPRPDLRRGHVAIGPVLVFAAGHFPFALSVAGSDTVSALAAGCPVVVKAHHGHPDLSRATARVVAEKLAEVGAPAGLFGLIEGRRDGAAAVQDRRIKAATFTGSRAGGRLLFDLAMSRPDPIPFYGQLGSTNPVLVTQAGWRERAEEIASEFVAAFTVDSGRFRTHPGVVLVPDLAEFLARLTIPEMGPLMGRGVADGFTATADAAAHHPGVELAMIGPAAKSAPGARVLATTAGQVLADPAIVTTEFFGPGSLLVGYSDQTEAYRVLELFEGTWAASVQGGAHIDAQAAEALDLLTERAGRVIWNQWPTEVSVTDAQQHGGPWPATTVSTVTSVGTAAALRFVRPIAFQNMPAAGLPAELR
- the rpsF gene encoding 30S ribosomal protein S6; the protein is MRPYEIMVILDPTLDERTVAPSLETFLNVVRNDGGSVEKVDIWGRRRLAYEIAKHAEGIYAVVDVKAEPATVSELDRQLSLNESVLRTKVMRTDKH
- a CDS encoding single-stranded DNA-binding protein; this translates as MAGDTNITVVGNLTADPELRFTPSGAAVANFTVASTPRQFDRQSGEWKDGEALFLRCNIWREAAENVAESLTRGSRVIVTGRLKQRSFETREGEKRTVVEVEVEEIGPSLRYATAKVNKASRSGGGGGGFGGGGGGNSRPAASAAPAEDPWGSAPASGSFGGADDEPPF
- the rpsR gene encoding 30S ribosomal protein S18; its protein translation is MAKSSNKRRPAPEKPVKTRKCVFCSKKGGANIDYKDTNLLRTYISERGKIRARRVTGNCVQHQRDVAVAVKNAREVALLPFGSATR
- the rplI gene encoding 50S ribosomal protein L9 produces the protein MKLILTAEVDHLGAAGDAVEVKDGYGRNYLLPRGLAIVATRGAQRQADDIRRARDTKAVRDLDHAKELKTAIEGLGPVVLTVKTAGDSGKLFGSVTPADIVSAIKKAGGPSLEKRTVHLPKAHIKSTGAHSVEVRLHSDVTATASLDVVAAS